In Myxococcus stipitatus, the following are encoded in one genomic region:
- a CDS encoding fatty acid desaturase family protein yields the protein MNSTALSTASVPIEDPKHLRQELRRVLPPESFEPQAHRGVIALALVPLIVGGMWLVAWGGLPWWACLVIAFLLGQMVTCVGLAAHEALHHSVFRSRFWEDVIGWAGFSPFLVTPGNWRAWHVQAHHSAANIFQRDPDILPRQPELRTQWFARLFHAISPGSGTWLSYVSFSFFFTGQGQAFLWHHINQPHLQHVRMNRWKERTLTLLLAVGWGALGWAMGPRGALYAILIPMVVANITLMIYIATNHWLLAASEDSDNPFVNTASVETHPVMNWAHLNFSYHQEHHIFPAMSPRFAPLLRRRLRELNPQASLVYPHLHALRTLYSRPALYSPTDGATLVGRDGSPSVTIEELRKRLEASGPDILRGAPERA from the coding sequence ATGAACTCCACTGCATTGTCGACGGCTTCCGTGCCCATCGAGGACCCCAAGCACCTCCGGCAGGAGTTGCGCCGGGTGCTGCCTCCCGAGTCCTTCGAGCCACAAGCCCACCGGGGCGTCATCGCGCTGGCCCTGGTGCCGCTCATTGTGGGCGGGATGTGGCTGGTGGCGTGGGGAGGGCTGCCCTGGTGGGCGTGCCTCGTCATCGCCTTTCTGTTGGGGCAGATGGTGACCTGCGTGGGGCTGGCGGCCCACGAGGCGCTGCACCACTCGGTCTTCCGAAGCCGGTTCTGGGAAGACGTCATCGGCTGGGCGGGCTTCAGTCCCTTCCTCGTGACGCCGGGCAACTGGAGGGCCTGGCACGTCCAGGCGCACCACAGCGCGGCGAACATCTTCCAGCGCGATCCGGACATCCTCCCGCGCCAACCCGAGCTGCGCACCCAGTGGTTCGCCCGCTTGTTCCACGCGATTTCTCCGGGCTCCGGCACCTGGCTCAGCTACGTCAGCTTCAGCTTCTTCTTCACCGGACAGGGGCAGGCCTTTCTCTGGCATCACATCAACCAACCCCACCTCCAGCACGTGCGGATGAATCGCTGGAAGGAGCGGACCCTCACGCTGCTGCTCGCGGTGGGGTGGGGAGCCCTGGGGTGGGCCATGGGGCCCCGAGGCGCGCTCTACGCGATTCTCATCCCCATGGTCGTCGCCAACATCACGTTGATGATCTACATCGCCACCAACCACTGGCTCCTGGCCGCCTCCGAGGACAGCGACAACCCCTTCGTGAACACGGCGAGCGTGGAGACCCATCCGGTGATGAACTGGGCCCACCTCAACTTCAGCTACCATCAGGAGCACCACATCTTCCCGGCGATGAGCCCCCGCTTCGCGCCCCTGCTGCGCCGGCGTCTGCGGGAGCTCAACCCACAGGCCTCCCTCGTCTATCCCCACCTTCATGCCCTCCGGACGCTGTACTCGCGCCCGGCGCTGTACTCACCCACGGATGGGGCGACGCTGGTGGGCAGGGATGGCTCGCCATCGGTGACCATCGAGGAACTCCGCAAGCGGCTCGAGGCATCGGGGCCGGACATTCTTCGCGGGGCTCCGGAGCGCGCCTGA
- a CDS encoding NADH:flavin oxidoreductase: MAGLFDPLELREGVVARNRVWLAPLTNMQSHADGTLSDDELHFLSRRAEGGFGLVETCAAHVQQDGKAWPGELGVHDDAMLPGLKRLAAAIHQDGALLSAQLFHGGLRADPAVSGAECWGPSAHQDEKNRCRAGTEEDIQRVIEAFANAARRCAQAGFDGVELHGAHGYVLSQFLSTVYNQRQDRWGGSLENRSRLIRETLAAVRRAAPSLVLAVRISPEDYGQAKGLDLDENLEVARMLADEGMDVLHLSLWRASLNTLKRPQEHAVTLFRRALPSRVKMVVAGAIWTREDAQAQLARGADAVALGRGAIANHDWPQRIHRGDAIHLAPVSAEVLLKGGASPRFVGYLRGWKNFVAP; the protein is encoded by the coding sequence ATGGCCGGACTGTTCGACCCGTTGGAGCTCCGTGAAGGTGTCGTCGCGCGCAACCGCGTCTGGCTTGCGCCCCTGACGAACATGCAGAGCCACGCCGACGGCACGCTGTCCGACGACGAGCTTCACTTCCTCTCCCGGCGCGCGGAGGGAGGCTTCGGACTGGTGGAGACGTGCGCCGCGCACGTGCAACAGGATGGCAAGGCGTGGCCCGGGGAGCTGGGCGTCCACGACGACGCGATGCTGCCGGGATTGAAGCGTCTGGCCGCGGCCATTCATCAGGACGGAGCGCTGCTGTCCGCGCAGCTCTTCCATGGCGGGCTGCGAGCGGACCCCGCGGTCAGCGGGGCCGAGTGCTGGGGCCCGAGCGCGCATCAAGACGAGAAGAATCGCTGCCGCGCGGGGACGGAGGAGGACATCCAACGTGTCATCGAAGCGTTCGCGAACGCGGCGAGGCGATGCGCCCAGGCGGGCTTCGATGGCGTGGAGCTCCATGGCGCTCACGGCTATGTGTTGTCCCAGTTCCTGAGCACCGTCTACAACCAGCGCCAGGACCGGTGGGGCGGCTCGCTCGAGAATCGCTCGCGGCTCATCCGGGAGACGCTGGCCGCGGTGCGCCGCGCCGCGCCATCCCTGGTCCTCGCCGTACGCATCTCTCCGGAGGACTACGGTCAGGCGAAGGGCCTGGACCTCGATGAGAATCTGGAGGTCGCCCGGATGCTCGCGGACGAGGGCATGGACGTCCTCCACCTGTCGCTGTGGCGCGCGTCGCTCAACACCCTCAAGCGGCCTCAGGAACATGCCGTGACGCTGTTCCGCCGGGCGCTGCCTTCGCGGGTGAAGATGGTCGTGGCCGGCGCCATCTGGACGCGCGAGGACGCGCAGGCGCAGCTGGCGCGGGGCGCGGATGCCGTGGCCCTGGGGCGCGGCGCCATCGCCAATCATGACTGGCCTCAGCGCATCCACCGGGGTGATGCCATCCACCTCGCGCCTGTCTCCGCGGAGGTCTTGCTCAAGGGCGGCGCGTCGCCGCGCTTCGTGGGCTACCTGCGCGGGTGGAAGAACTTCGTCGCCCCATGA
- a CDS encoding outer membrane beta-barrel protein, which yields MKSRTQWMLCSLSFALAASPALADDRDDSNSEYADEAGASEGGGGGFALGLRAGFGVPFGKIAASDDGQTSNKLSDAFSAAIPLQLEAGYFFNPNIYVGAYFQYGILTLKDDCAEGSDCSASQLRFGVNAAYHFQATPMIDPWVGLGIGYEISSQSASRTIGSTTVEADVSVKGLEFVSGQAGLDFRITPKFSVGPYVTYTLGQYSSIGISGSSGGTDVDESLDIEEKAMHSWLYGGVRLQMRF from the coding sequence ATGAAAAGCCGCACGCAGTGGATGCTGTGCTCGCTGTCTTTCGCTCTCGCCGCCTCGCCCGCCCTGGCGGATGACCGTGATGACTCCAACTCGGAGTATGCGGATGAGGCCGGTGCGTCGGAGGGCGGCGGTGGTGGCTTCGCGTTGGGCCTGCGCGCCGGCTTCGGCGTTCCGTTCGGAAAAATCGCGGCTTCGGATGACGGCCAGACGAGCAACAAGCTCAGCGATGCCTTCTCCGCCGCCATCCCGTTGCAGCTGGAGGCGGGCTACTTCTTCAACCCGAACATCTATGTGGGCGCGTACTTCCAATACGGCATCCTCACGCTCAAGGATGACTGCGCCGAGGGGAGTGACTGTAGCGCGAGCCAGTTGCGCTTCGGTGTCAACGCCGCCTACCACTTCCAGGCGACGCCGATGATCGACCCCTGGGTGGGCCTGGGCATCGGCTATGAGATCTCCAGCCAGTCCGCGTCGCGCACCATCGGCAGCACGACGGTCGAGGCCGACGTCTCGGTCAAGGGGCTCGAGTTCGTCTCCGGGCAGGCGGGTCTCGACTTCCGCATCACCCCCAAGTTCTCCGTGGGCCCCTACGTGACGTACACGCTGGGTCAGTACTCGTCCATCGGGATTTCGGGCTCGAGCGGCGGGACGGATGTCGATGAGTCGTTGGACATCGAGGAGAAGGCGATGCACTCCTGGCTCTACGGCGGCGTGCGGCTGCAGATGCGCTTCTAG
- a CDS encoding porin family protein yields the protein MKSRAPWMLCSLSFALAASPALADDRDDSDAEYSDEGSDTSERGGGFALGLRAGFGVPFGKISGDEAQEDRSKLADAFSGAIPFQVEAGYFFNPNVYLGAFFQYGILTLKPDCLEGVSCSASQLRVGINAAYHFQATRLLEPWVGLGVGYERSSQTSSLERSEDEVSATVSIQGLEFVSGQAGLDFRVSRRFSVGPYVTYTLAQYSSVTLTNTRGDAQIGETEDIDEKALHSWLYGGVRLQMRF from the coding sequence ATGAAAAGCCGCGCGCCGTGGATGTTGTGCTCCCTGTCTTTCGCTCTCGCCGCGTCACCTGCCCTGGCGGATGACCGTGATGACTCCGATGCGGAGTACTCGGACGAGGGGAGCGATACCTCGGAGCGCGGCGGTGGCTTCGCGCTGGGGCTGCGCGCGGGCTTCGGCGTGCCGTTCGGGAAGATCTCCGGCGACGAAGCCCAGGAGGACAGGTCCAAGCTCGCGGATGCCTTCTCGGGAGCGATTCCGTTCCAGGTGGAGGCGGGCTACTTCTTCAACCCGAACGTCTATCTGGGCGCCTTCTTCCAGTACGGCATCCTGACGCTCAAGCCCGACTGTCTCGAGGGTGTCAGCTGCAGCGCGAGCCAACTGCGCGTGGGCATCAACGCGGCCTATCACTTCCAGGCGACGCGTCTGCTCGAGCCCTGGGTGGGATTGGGTGTGGGTTATGAACGCTCCTCACAGACCTCGTCGCTGGAGCGCTCGGAGGACGAGGTCTCAGCGACGGTCTCCATCCAGGGCCTGGAGTTTGTCTCCGGGCAGGCGGGGCTCGACTTCCGCGTCTCCCGCCGCTTCTCCGTGGGGCCCTATGTGACATACACGCTGGCCCAGTACTCGTCCGTCACGCTGACCAACACCCGAGGCGACGCCCAAATCGGGGAGACGGAGGACATCGACGAGAAGGCGCTGCACTCCTGGCTCTACGGCGGCGTGCGGCTGCAGATGCGCTTCTAG
- a CDS encoding alpha/beta hydrolase family protein: MSFTLNRRSLLHAGLGITGGLALLRTPAAQAAVAQITPTPGQTQPPQRPWYELGLLADPVMENQLLHFLAATYSAQADIGEVLDTATRINIQDDWSWPNEWVRTAERVRAMGDASLTRNHTRSAGNAYLRAANYYRAALIHHPDPSHPSVLETGRKSVATYDKALLLLKIPGTPVRIPYENTTLPGYFFRSPCARSSAPLLIFQQGRDAFPEESKYVIDAALERGYHCLIVHAPGQGMAIREQNLPFRPDWEKVITPVINFAVRIAGVDARRLAVLGWSMGGALVPRAAAFEHRIKLLIPNPGVLNWGKSSFDQFNAYFPELMAQLDTNPAAFDAGMYEVMTQVYLYRWYMRDSMNKHGATTPSGLMFKLREFNNESIVHRIRCRTLVMDGTAEAYSGSQAKQLHDALTCPKDYMLFTEEDTGLLHCQEAAQAVANHRMFDWFDEYI; the protein is encoded by the coding sequence ATGAGCTTCACCCTGAACCGTCGTTCCTTGCTGCACGCGGGCCTGGGCATCACCGGAGGACTCGCGCTGCTTCGGACTCCCGCCGCGCAGGCGGCCGTGGCTCAAATCACGCCCACGCCAGGACAGACACAGCCGCCCCAGCGGCCCTGGTATGAGCTGGGCCTGCTCGCCGACCCTGTCATGGAGAACCAGCTCCTGCACTTCCTGGCGGCCACCTACAGCGCGCAGGCGGACATCGGAGAGGTGCTGGACACGGCCACGCGCATCAACATCCAAGACGATTGGAGTTGGCCCAACGAATGGGTTCGCACGGCGGAGCGCGTGCGTGCCATGGGCGACGCGAGCCTCACCCGCAACCACACACGCAGCGCGGGCAACGCCTACCTGCGCGCGGCCAACTACTACCGGGCCGCGCTGATTCACCACCCGGACCCCAGCCACCCGAGTGTGCTGGAGACGGGGCGCAAGTCCGTGGCCACCTACGACAAGGCCCTGCTCCTGTTGAAGATTCCCGGCACGCCGGTCCGGATTCCGTATGAGAACACCACGCTGCCGGGCTACTTCTTCCGCTCACCGTGCGCGCGCAGCAGCGCGCCCCTGCTCATCTTCCAGCAGGGCCGCGACGCGTTCCCCGAAGAGTCCAAGTACGTGATTGATGCGGCGCTGGAGCGTGGCTACCACTGCCTCATCGTCCACGCCCCGGGCCAGGGCATGGCCATCCGAGAGCAGAACCTGCCCTTCCGTCCGGACTGGGAGAAGGTCATCACCCCGGTCATCAACTTCGCCGTGCGCATCGCCGGCGTGGACGCCCGGAGGCTCGCGGTGCTGGGCTGGAGCATGGGTGGAGCGCTGGTCCCCCGCGCCGCGGCGTTCGAGCACCGCATCAAACTGCTCATCCCCAACCCCGGCGTCCTCAACTGGGGCAAGTCCAGCTTCGACCAGTTCAACGCCTACTTCCCCGAGCTCATGGCGCAGTTGGACACCAACCCGGCGGCGTTCGACGCGGGGATGTACGAGGTCATGACGCAGGTGTACCTGTACCGCTGGTACATGCGCGACTCCATGAACAAGCACGGGGCGACCACACCGTCGGGCCTGATGTTCAAGTTGCGCGAGTTCAACAACGAGTCCATCGTCCACCGCATCCGCTGCCGCACGCTCGTCATGGACGGCACCGCGGAGGCGTACTCGGGAAGCCAGGCCAAGCAGCTCCATGACGCGCTGACGTGCCCGAAGGACTACATGCTCTTCACGGAGGAGGACACCGGGCTCCTGCACTGCCAGGAAGCGGCCCAGGCTGTCGCCAACCACCGCATGTTCGACTGGTTCGACGAGTACATCTAG
- a CDS encoding cell wall protein, with protein MRRLSERLSGHPLPPVARAPQKAPAPPPPPPVVAPVVEQPVACAVIGCRQPVRTLGYCSAHYQKRRLMVATGRLHAAWVEHAAPHSIPDVILSRRRRSEAPAQPAVSAPAPAPSGPRVWVRKKGQAQASGEEGGSSLPTLPPVLRPADKEDVGDTVKRWAEEFLANKRRN; from the coding sequence ATGCGCCGCCTCTCCGAGCGCCTGAGCGGACACCCCCTTCCCCCTGTCGCCCGAGCCCCCCAGAAAGCTCCCGCGCCGCCACCGCCGCCGCCCGTCGTCGCTCCGGTCGTCGAGCAGCCCGTGGCCTGCGCTGTCATTGGCTGCCGACAGCCCGTCCGGACCCTCGGGTACTGTTCGGCGCACTACCAGAAGCGCCGGCTCATGGTCGCCACCGGACGGCTCCACGCCGCCTGGGTCGAGCACGCCGCGCCCCACTCCATCCCGGACGTCATCCTCTCGCGCCGCCGCCGCTCGGAGGCCCCCGCGCAGCCCGCCGTGAGCGCCCCGGCCCCCGCGCCCAGCGGCCCTCGCGTGTGGGTGCGCAAGAAGGGACAGGCCCAGGCCTCGGGTGAAGAGGGCGGCTCGTCCCTGCCCACCTTGCCGCCCGTGCTGCGTCCCGCCGACAAGGAGGACGTCGGCGACACCGTGAAACGGTGGGCCGAGGAGTTCCTCGCGAACAAGCGCCGCAACTGA
- a CDS encoding bifunctional metallophosphatase/5'-nucleotidase yields MPQATPRSSLLGARPSVFLLAGAFLTGMFLFAHVGCGGDECQNAADCREDNGPPASNTEWVCEDKRCEQHSVQVPPPDSGTDSGTPDSGTPDSGTPDAGRPDSGTPDSGTPDSGTPDSGPTTVSVQVLAFNDFHGQLEEPGGQILAGVAPDGGPMRVNAGGVTYFAQHIAALRATNPNTVVVAAGDLIGGSPMLSGLFHDEPTVEAMNLIGLDLVAVGNHEFDEGSTELLRMQSGGCHPVDGCGDGDGFPGAKFKFLAANVATGVDRTLFPRYDVREFEGVKVAFIGMTLEATPEAVTPTGVAGLTFKDEVQTVNALVPELRQQGIEAIIVVVHQGGIAAPGSLVNECKGAAADGLISGAIVGVAKGINDAVDVIVSGHTHQAYNCVIDGKIVTSASSMGQLVTDIDLTLSKATGDVVQARANNIIVTRDVQEVGAVKALVTKYQDLVAPRANRVIGWVAQTLRTQSNAAGQSTLGSVIADSQLEATKPANLGGAQVAFMNPGGVRADIAQGEVTYSEAFTAQPFGNGLVTLTLTGAQIEQLLEWQWRPSGATLMLIPSAGFTYAFSASAPIGSRVDPASIRINGVTVDPAANYRVTANSYLASGGDGFQVLAEGTNRLGGAVDIDALEAYLKAHSSQASPLPTPALNRITILP; encoded by the coding sequence AGCCACGCCGCGCTCGTCACTTCTGGGAGCGCGTCCCAGCGTCTTCCTGCTCGCCGGAGCGTTCCTCACCGGCATGTTCCTCTTCGCCCATGTCGGCTGCGGAGGTGACGAGTGCCAGAACGCCGCCGACTGCCGTGAAGACAATGGACCGCCGGCCTCGAACACGGAGTGGGTCTGCGAGGACAAGCGTTGTGAGCAGCATTCCGTCCAGGTGCCGCCCCCGGATTCCGGCACGGACTCAGGGACGCCCGACTCAGGGACGCCCGACTCGGGGACTCCCGACGCGGGGAGACCCGACTCGGGGACTCCCGACTCGGGGACTCCCGACTCGGGGACTCCCGACTCGGGTCCCACCACGGTGAGCGTGCAGGTGCTCGCGTTCAATGACTTCCACGGGCAGCTCGAGGAGCCCGGGGGCCAGATTCTGGCGGGCGTGGCCCCCGACGGTGGACCGATGCGGGTGAACGCGGGCGGCGTGACGTACTTCGCCCAGCACATCGCGGCCCTGCGAGCCACCAATCCGAACACGGTGGTGGTCGCGGCGGGAGACCTCATCGGCGGCTCCCCGATGCTGTCGGGGCTCTTCCATGACGAGCCCACCGTCGAGGCGATGAACCTGATTGGCCTGGACCTGGTCGCGGTGGGCAACCACGAGTTCGACGAGGGCAGCACGGAGCTGTTGCGCATGCAGTCGGGCGGCTGCCACCCGGTGGATGGCTGCGGGGACGGGGATGGCTTCCCGGGCGCGAAGTTCAAGTTCCTGGCGGCCAACGTGGCCACGGGCGTGGACCGCACGCTGTTCCCCCGCTACGACGTGCGCGAGTTCGAGGGCGTGAAGGTGGCCTTCATCGGCATGACGTTGGAGGCCACGCCGGAAGCCGTCACGCCCACGGGCGTGGCGGGGCTCACCTTCAAGGACGAAGTGCAGACGGTGAACGCGCTGGTGCCGGAGCTGCGGCAGCAGGGCATCGAAGCCATCATCGTGGTGGTGCATCAGGGCGGAATCGCGGCCCCGGGCTCGCTGGTGAACGAATGCAAGGGCGCGGCTGCGGACGGCCTCATCTCAGGTGCCATCGTGGGCGTGGCCAAGGGCATCAACGACGCGGTGGATGTCATCGTCAGCGGCCACACGCATCAGGCCTACAACTGCGTCATCGATGGCAAGATCGTCACGAGCGCCTCGTCGATGGGGCAGCTCGTCACGGACATCGACCTGACGTTGAGCAAGGCGACGGGCGACGTCGTGCAGGCGCGAGCGAACAACATCATCGTCACTCGCGACGTGCAGGAGGTCGGCGCGGTGAAGGCGCTGGTGACGAAGTACCAGGACCTCGTCGCGCCGAGGGCCAACCGAGTCATCGGCTGGGTGGCGCAGACGCTCAGGACCCAGTCGAACGCCGCGGGCCAGTCCACCCTGGGCTCCGTCATCGCGGACTCGCAACTGGAGGCGACGAAGCCCGCGAACCTGGGTGGGGCGCAGGTGGCCTTCATGAACCCGGGCGGCGTGCGCGCGGACATCGCCCAGGGCGAGGTCACCTACAGCGAGGCCTTCACCGCGCAGCCGTTCGGCAACGGCCTGGTCACCCTGACGCTGACGGGCGCGCAAATCGAGCAACTGCTGGAGTGGCAGTGGCGGCCGTCGGGAGCCACCCTCATGCTGATTCCGTCTGCGGGCTTCACCTATGCGTTCAGCGCGTCGGCGCCCATCGGAAGCCGCGTCGACCCGGCGTCCATCCGAATCAACGGCGTGACGGTGGACCCGGCGGCGAACTACCGCGTCACCGCGAACAGCTACCTCGCGAGTGGGGGTGATGGCTTCCAGGTGCTCGCCGAGGGGACGAACCGGCTGGGTGGCGCCGTGGACATCGACGCGCTGGAGGCATACCTGAAGGCACACAGCAGCCAGGCGAGCCCCTTGCCCACCCCCGCGCTCAATCGCATCACCATCCTGCCCTAG